In Methanosarcina siciliae T4/M, one genomic interval encodes:
- the larC gene encoding nickel pincer cofactor biosynthesis protein LarC yields MKTLVFNPFSGAAGDMILACALDIGADKQAVKELVEASAPVSMDIREVVKEGIKALDVRMKVPENEHVRTYPEIVDLVKAAKLPPQLEASTLSIFLKMAEAEAAVHGQPDLEMLHFHEVGQSDALADVIGSSAALHSLNCDSVYCTPINVGSGTIECAHGTLPVPAPATLEILRKGKLYFRGGSVNKELLTPTGAAILSHFAKPVETFPQGKAIAIGYGAGDADLPGPNVLQGVLLEPDSHLISDIIEVLETNADDVSGEVLGNLFEELLSMGARDVAIMPVTMKKGRPAHIIKVIAKPEDSAKLSRKIIVETGSLGVRVMPARHRLMAARNIEMIKIELEGQEFETAVKVARDSEGVLLNISAEFEDCKRVARTTGLPVKEVMRRAEEVAWKLFS; encoded by the coding sequence ATGAAAACACTGGTCTTTAATCCCTTTTCAGGGGCAGCCGGGGATATGATCCTGGCCTGCGCTCTCGACATCGGAGCTGACAAGCAAGCGGTGAAGGAACTTGTTGAAGCTTCAGCGCCCGTATCCATGGATATAAGGGAAGTGGTAAAAGAGGGAATAAAAGCTCTGGATGTCCGCATGAAAGTGCCTGAAAATGAACATGTCCGGACGTATCCTGAAATCGTAGACCTCGTAAAGGCTGCAAAACTACCTCCTCAGTTGGAAGCAAGTACTCTTAGTATCTTTTTAAAAATGGCCGAAGCCGAAGCTGCCGTCCACGGGCAGCCCGACCTTGAAATGCTCCATTTCCACGAAGTGGGACAGAGTGATGCCCTTGCCGATGTCATAGGTTCTTCTGCAGCCCTCCATTCGCTTAACTGTGATTCGGTTTACTGCACCCCCATCAACGTGGGCAGTGGAACAATAGAATGTGCCCACGGTACCCTTCCTGTGCCGGCTCCAGCAACTCTGGAGATTCTCAGAAAGGGGAAACTCTATTTCAGAGGAGGGAGCGTGAATAAGGAACTGCTGACCCCTACAGGGGCTGCTATCCTTTCACATTTTGCAAAGCCTGTTGAAACCTTTCCCCAGGGGAAGGCAATAGCCATCGGATACGGGGCAGGAGATGCCGACCTTCCAGGGCCCAATGTACTCCAGGGAGTGCTTCTTGAACCTGACTCCCACCTGATTTCGGATATAATTGAGGTGCTTGAGACCAATGCCGATGATGTAAGCGGGGAAGTCCTGGGCAACCTTTTTGAAGAACTGCTCTCGATGGGGGCAAGGGACGTTGCGATTATGCCCGTAACCATGAAAAAAGGAAGGCCTGCCCATATTATTAAGGTAATTGCAAAGCCTGAAGACAGCGCAAAACTATCCCGGAAGATCATTGTAGAAACAGGATCGCTTGGAGTCAGGGTTATGCCTGCCCGGCACAGGTTGATGGCTGCCCGCAACATTGAGATGATAAAAATAGAACTCGAAGGCCAGGAATTTGAAACCGCTGTCAAGGTTGCCAGGGACTCTGAAGGGGTTCTGCTCAATATCTCTGCGGAGTTTGAGGACTGCAAAAGGGTCGCAAGAACAACCGGACTTCCCGTAAAAGAGGTAATGCGAAGGGCCGAAGAAGTTGCCTGGAAACTTTTTTCTTAA
- the larB gene encoding nickel pincer cofactor biosynthesis protein LarB, whose translation MDLTNILKSVKEGKIDLETAEQQVRGLGFVSYSHIAKVDTHRKNRTGVAEAVLADCKEPEDVVEIARVMVDKSKRALITRVSAPHLEALMKAFAADKLEWNSRARTVVIHDGTPAPLTGGVVGVISAGTADIPAAEEARVVASEMGCETVAVYDVGVAGIHRLIPELQKLKLRNPGAIVVAAGREGTLPTIVSGLVDVPVIGLPVSTGYGAGGEGKAALLSMLQSCSTLAVVNIDAGFVAGAYAARIANLIAAAGSGKIAEEAEQEEEQENNYE comes from the coding sequence ATGGATCTTACTAATATATTGAAGTCTGTCAAAGAAGGGAAAATCGATCTTGAAACTGCAGAACAGCAGGTTCGAGGTCTGGGTTTTGTATCCTATTCGCATATCGCTAAAGTGGATACCCATAGAAAAAACAGAACAGGAGTAGCCGAAGCTGTTCTTGCTGACTGCAAGGAGCCTGAAGATGTTGTCGAGATTGCCAGGGTTATGGTAGATAAAAGTAAAAGAGCCCTGATTACCCGCGTCTCTGCCCCACATCTTGAAGCTTTGATGAAGGCTTTTGCTGCTGATAAACTCGAGTGGAACAGCCGTGCACGCACAGTGGTTATTCATGACGGGACTCCTGCTCCGCTTACAGGAGGGGTTGTTGGAGTAATATCCGCAGGCACGGCAGACATCCCTGCTGCAGAAGAGGCCAGGGTCGTTGCTTCGGAAATGGGCTGTGAAACCGTAGCCGTCTACGATGTAGGGGTTGCCGGGATCCACAGGCTGATTCCCGAACTCCAGAAACTCAAGCTCCGGAACCCTGGGGCGATCGTTGTTGCAGCCGGAAGGGAGGGTACGCTTCCTACCATAGTCTCAGGGCTTGTTGACGTGCCGGTAATCGGGCTTCCGGTGTCCACGGGTTACGGAGCGGGTGGGGAAGGAAAAGCAGCCCTGCTCTCAATGCTTCAGTCCTGCTCGACCCTTGCAGTGGTAAACATCGATGCAGGGTTTGTTGCGGGGGCTTATGCAGCCAGGATCGCAAATCTGATTGCTGCTGCCGGGTCAGGGAAGATAGCTGAAGAGGCGGAACAGGAAGAAGAACAGGAAAATAACTATGAATAA
- a CDS encoding DUF1670 domain-containing protein, with translation MFYPDLYFGNQRKEAQIIFQGVSKEVPPGIPVEEMNPVPVNITHYDPDDCAVKDQKELPDKRIVRISNEALNQGALLTQAREFNLRN, from the coding sequence ATTTTTTATCCGGACCTGTACTTTGGCAACCAGCGTAAGGAAGCTCAGATTATCTTTCAGGGAGTTTCCAAAGAAGTTCCTCCAGGCATACCAGTAGAAGAAATGAATCCGGTTCCTGTCAATATCACCCACTATGATCCTGATGACTGTGCTGTCAAGGATCAGAAGGAGTTGCCGGATAAGAGAATTGTGCGCATAAGTAATGAAGCACTTAATCAGGGCGCTCTACTCACCCAGGCCCGTGAGTTCAATCTGAGGAATTAA
- the asd gene encoding aspartate-semialdehyde dehydrogenase, which produces MAAVKAGILGATGAVGQRFVEALANHPWFEITALAASERSAGKTYREAAGWRLDTAMPESVENIEVVPVDPKAVDADVVFSALPADLALTVEPEFAKAGFAVASNASSYRMEKDIPLVIPEVNPGHLGLLEVQQDIRGWDGYIITNPNCSTIVMTITLKPLMQFGLETVQVATMQAISGAGFSGVAAMAIYDNVIPYIGSEEKKMETETLKLLGEFNGSEIVPADMKVSASCHRVPVIDGHTEAIWAGMRDKPTPEEVRESFLKFDPKLGELPSEPGKALIVRDEVDRPQPRLDRNMGKGMSVSVGRIREGIRYIAMGHNTIRGAAGASVLNAELLHSMGKL; this is translated from the coding sequence ATGGCAGCAGTTAAAGCGGGTATTTTAGGCGCCACAGGCGCTGTAGGGCAGCGATTTGTAGAAGCACTTGCAAACCATCCCTGGTTTGAGATTACAGCCCTTGCAGCGTCCGAAAGAAGCGCTGGCAAAACGTATAGAGAAGCGGCAGGATGGAGGCTGGATACAGCCATGCCGGAAAGTGTCGAAAACATAGAGGTTGTTCCTGTTGACCCTAAAGCCGTTGATGCGGATGTGGTCTTTTCGGCTCTTCCTGCAGACCTTGCCCTTACAGTGGAACCCGAGTTTGCAAAAGCCGGGTTTGCAGTTGCAAGCAATGCATCTTCCTACAGGATGGAAAAAGACATTCCCCTGGTGATTCCGGAAGTAAATCCCGGACACCTGGGGCTCCTTGAGGTCCAGCAGGACATAAGGGGCTGGGACGGATACATTATTACTAACCCTAACTGCTCCACAATCGTCATGACCATTACCTTAAAGCCCCTCATGCAGTTCGGGCTTGAAACCGTACAGGTCGCCACAATGCAGGCGATATCCGGAGCAGGTTTCTCCGGCGTTGCAGCCATGGCAATCTATGATAACGTAATCCCCTATATCGGGAGCGAAGAAAAGAAGATGGAAACCGAAACCTTAAAGCTCCTCGGGGAATTTAACGGCTCGGAAATCGTACCCGCAGACATGAAAGTAAGTGCTTCCTGCCACAGGGTCCCTGTAATCGACGGGCACACGGAAGCCATCTGGGCAGGCATGAGGGATAAACCCACCCCTGAAGAGGTAAGAGAATCCTTCCTCAAATTTGACCCGAAGCTCGGAGAACTCCCCTCAGAACCAGGGAAAGCCCTTATAGTCCGGGACGAAGTCGACAGGCCCCAGCCACGCCTTGACCGCAATATGGGAAAAGGTATGAGCGTTTCGGTGGGCAGGATCAGAGAAGGAATCCGTTACATCGCAATGGGGCACAACACAATCCGCGGGGCTGCAGGGGCAAGCGTCCTGAATGCGGAACTCCTGCACTCGATGGGCAAGCTCTGA
- a CDS encoding indolepyruvate ferredoxin oxidoreductase subunit alpha, with protein MPAIVNADECSGCGTCVDECPSEAITLDEEKGIAVVDQDECVECGACEEACPNEAIKVEE; from the coding sequence ATGCCAGCAATAGTTAATGCAGATGAATGTTCTGGATGTGGAACCTGTGTCGATGAATGTCCCTCTGAAGCAATCACCCTCGATGAAGAAAAGGGAATTGCAGTTGTCGACCAGGACGAATGTGTAGAGTGCGGCGCATGTGAAGAAGCATGCCCGAACGAAGCAATTAAGGTAGAAGAGTAA